A stretch of Myxococcus hansupus DNA encodes these proteins:
- a CDS encoding alcohol dehydrogenase, whose amino-acid sequence MARKMKAVQVKQAKGPLEVVERDVPEPGPGQVLIAVDACGVCHSDAITKEGWMPVQYPRVPGHEVVGRIDKAGPGVTAWKAGQHVGVGWHGGHCGQCPACRVGDFVTCDFQQICGISYDGGYAEYMLAPQEALARVPDGMKSEDAAPLLCAGVTTFNSLRNMGAKPGSLVAVQGIGGLGHLAIQFARKLGYRTVAISRGADKRKLAEELGAHEYIDTEKGDVGKALQALGGARVIMMTASSSSLAAAMIGGLGRDGVLLLLGAGTEPIPVTSLQLIMKRQRIQGWPSGIPQDSQDTLDFSVLTGVRSQNEVFPLARAGEAFERMMGNHARFRVVLKMR is encoded by the coding sequence ATGGCCAGGAAGATGAAAGCGGTGCAGGTGAAGCAGGCGAAGGGCCCTCTCGAAGTCGTGGAGCGCGACGTCCCCGAGCCTGGCCCTGGACAGGTGCTCATCGCGGTGGACGCGTGCGGCGTCTGCCACAGTGATGCGATTACGAAGGAGGGGTGGATGCCCGTGCAGTACCCGCGGGTGCCCGGCCATGAAGTGGTGGGCCGCATCGACAAGGCGGGGCCCGGGGTGACGGCGTGGAAGGCGGGCCAGCACGTGGGCGTGGGTTGGCACGGGGGCCACTGCGGCCAGTGCCCCGCGTGCCGCGTGGGTGACTTCGTGACCTGCGACTTCCAGCAGATCTGCGGCATCAGCTACGACGGGGGCTACGCCGAGTACATGCTCGCGCCCCAGGAGGCCCTGGCCCGCGTCCCGGACGGGATGAAGTCCGAGGACGCCGCGCCGCTCTTGTGCGCGGGCGTGACGACGTTCAACTCGCTGCGGAACATGGGCGCGAAGCCGGGCTCGCTGGTCGCGGTGCAAGGCATTGGCGGCCTGGGGCATCTGGCCATTCAGTTCGCGCGCAAGCTGGGCTACCGCACCGTGGCCATTTCGCGTGGGGCAGACAAGCGGAAGCTGGCGGAGGAGTTGGGCGCCCATGAGTACATCGACACGGAGAAGGGCGACGTGGGCAAGGCGCTCCAAGCGCTGGGTGGGGCGCGCGTCATCATGATGACCGCGTCGAGCAGCAGCCTGGCGGCGGCCATGATTGGCGGCCTGGGTCGCGACGGCGTTCTGCTCTTGCTGGGCGCGGGTACGGAGCCGATTCCCGTCACCAGCCTGCAGCTCATCATGAAGCGTCAGCGCATCCAGGGGTGGCCCAGCGGCATTCCCCAGGACTCGCAGGACACCCTGGACTTCAGCGTGCTCACGGGGGTGCGCTCGCAGAACGAGGTGTTTCCCCTGGCGCGCGCTGGCGAGGCCTTCGAGCGAATGATGGGCAACCACGCCCGTTTCCGGGTGGTGCTCAAGATGCGATGA
- a CDS encoding caspase family protein, which produces MSARDARVLGALLVLLSVSVASAESRFSISVGHNLGLDSDEPLRWAQQDAERMDAVFGQLGGVPEDRRLLLRGESVSNLRLGLARMRGRIEEARRAGERTLLFFFFSGHGDEASLRVGGEALPLAELRRLLAEVPATVTVAMLDACHSGALVRGRSKGFKSAPAFDVSFLRQVGPEGRVFIASAGAHEVAQESDSLRSSFFTHHLISGLRGAADVDGDGRVSLTEAYAHVYHRTLAGSHASTAAVQHPELSSQLAGEGDLFLTTLSRSHARLELPAAVGDSVVLVDERTLQVMAEVAPRAEDPVSVALPSGRYRVQVRRGSQVLYGKVYLPWGETQRLKPESLEVRTLALHQQKGALLEASTWRLQAALGAGRSSTQLGGWGPQVGVLLVREGTGGLGVSFLGGLTLGATRGATPAQKLSQVELGLWSGLGLAGSVGRVWMGAHAGVGVLGLAQRATSPDAERRRELGLPASRTRTGAGAALLATLSAEVPVSASTGLFARLGGHVALMREDEKLRTQFAPQLMLGCTWGL; this is translated from the coding sequence GTGAGCGCTCGAGACGCGCGCGTGCTCGGCGCGCTGCTCGTCCTGCTCTCCGTCTCGGTCGCGAGCGCGGAGAGCCGTTTCTCCATCAGCGTGGGACACAACCTGGGCCTGGACTCGGATGAGCCCCTGCGCTGGGCCCAGCAGGATGCCGAGCGCATGGACGCGGTCTTCGGCCAGCTTGGCGGCGTGCCCGAGGACCGCCGCCTGCTCCTGCGCGGCGAGTCGGTTTCGAATCTCCGGCTGGGCCTGGCGCGGATGCGAGGCCGCATCGAGGAGGCCCGGCGCGCCGGAGAGCGCACGTTGCTGTTCTTCTTCTTCTCGGGGCACGGAGACGAGGCCTCGCTGCGCGTGGGGGGCGAGGCACTCCCGCTGGCGGAGCTGCGGCGGCTGCTGGCCGAAGTCCCGGCCACCGTCACCGTCGCCATGCTGGATGCCTGTCACAGCGGCGCGCTCGTGCGTGGCCGGTCCAAGGGGTTCAAGTCCGCGCCCGCCTTCGATGTCTCGTTCCTCCGGCAGGTGGGGCCAGAGGGCCGCGTGTTCATCGCCTCCGCGGGGGCGCACGAGGTGGCGCAGGAGTCGGACAGCCTCCGGAGCTCGTTCTTCACGCACCACCTGATTTCGGGCCTGCGGGGCGCGGCGGATGTGGACGGTGATGGCCGCGTCTCGCTCACGGAGGCGTATGCCCACGTCTATCACCGCACGCTCGCGGGCTCGCATGCCTCCACGGCGGCGGTGCAGCACCCGGAGCTGTCCAGTCAGCTCGCGGGAGAAGGGGACCTGTTCCTCACCACGCTTTCGCGGTCCCATGCGCGGCTCGAGCTCCCCGCCGCGGTGGGAGACAGCGTGGTGCTCGTGGACGAGCGCACGCTACAGGTGATGGCGGAGGTGGCGCCTCGGGCCGAGGACCCGGTGAGCGTCGCGCTCCCCTCGGGACGCTACCGCGTGCAGGTGCGGCGCGGCTCCCAGGTTCTCTATGGCAAGGTGTACCTGCCCTGGGGCGAGACGCAGCGCTTGAAGCCCGAGTCGCTGGAGGTGCGCACGTTGGCCCTGCACCAGCAGAAGGGCGCGCTCCTGGAGGCCAGCACCTGGCGCCTTCAAGCAGCGCTGGGAGCGGGGCGCTCCTCGACACAACTGGGGGGCTGGGGACCGCAAGTGGGCGTGCTGCTCGTGCGCGAGGGCACCGGAGGATTGGGGGTGTCCTTCCTCGGGGGCCTCACGTTGGGCGCCACCCGGGGCGCCACGCCCGCGCAGAAGCTTTCGCAAGTGGAGCTGGGGCTGTGGAGTGGCCTGGGCCTGGCAGGCTCGGTGGGGCGCGTCTGGATGGGCGCCCACGCGGGCGTTGGCGTGTTGGGGCTGGCCCAGCGCGCGACGAGCCCGGATGCGGAGCGGCGCCGCGAGCTGGGTTTGCCCGCGTCGCGGACACGCACGGGCGCCGGAGCCGCCCTCCTCGCCACGCTCTCCGCCGAGGTGCCGGTGAGCGCGAGCACGGGCCTCTTCGCCCGGCTGGGCGGCCATGTCGCGTTGATGCGCGAGGACGAAAAGCTCAGGACGCAATTCGCACCACAGTTGATGTTGGGTTGCACCTGGGGACTGTGA
- a CDS encoding RHS repeat-associated core domain-containing protein has product MKPMSSSPWLGLAMGLVLGLWSSPGVAQLAPTGGHYGGRASDTGTSPGAVNASGGYSASIPLELPTSRGGLPVPISINSGTRGVGAVGLGWDIPLSYIRRDMTFAHRKPQVGSSTNIAPAGREQVTLFLQGQVMDLVPRQVSAGSPQAVHWVPRYNAPDLLLQEQGGTWVMHDGDGRTWTFTAMSGLEGTNLWLLTSITGPDNTAVNLTYDISHTPVPGGSLGLTIDLRQLLYNKHPSAPCFKNEVTLHYGPLGPPLSLSLLGDHVLTRARTLNTLDVSSRATCASATETLRTYAFTYGIDADTQQPRLSSVTMRGRQGTPEQAIPLPIASYTYGSATTGGRLTYAKTASIPMPTSADATRLSSTGRDDTFSPPGSEIGATTRQSLTDVTGDGLPDLVNTQGGKLWVSLNRPNATGATTLGTLNAQLQDSTFTSGPFESRAATAVRFPNDIGTTSKDRVWRQAMDVNGDGRIDLVDAAETPGRWVIYLNTPGTGPSGVKWVRRSYSTAAVSTLLTHLGHTLPGGRLPLSSRFSGRDRTVRQCWRWNDQTLQWSPHTGSSCGPVPLGTVMSADPEKTFTEWEVTDINGDGFPDLVLNSSPVETVVPVPEYAGSFGGQVVYGDVAFRVRPRDDSGNEVLAVYNLRGLFIDEGTDPFSSPVTLKKSACGVALWATNNDSQRVLCDLKDVNGDGLLDRVEGATVTLGTGSGFSSATLTLPAPGYLSVQENAQARTCREPNPAPPSTTPYASRMSTGLRDLTGDGIPDYVSNATAPWTVAVGTGVGFAPPVSIEVAGSSFTLSSQTERCDGLTSLTVGGLYDLNGDGKPEVVRLNGAQLDVYELSGGTRPGKPEAGRIIQVDNGYGALTTVGYRSAKEDGTTKHQVPFPEIVVASVMTVGSQGLGGTLAETRYAYGGAELVYDSSLHAFTLPGYQRSVAMSTVTVHGKSEGHATITDTYPLPAFDNTSKPVRFARYLQSGRVRDVTTVTSPGVDPWALLATDLTTYARRLKATRTEWGTKLFEELAPTGTTNTTLDCVEMAFPHDFAASFLQSAGSNSAYDTCRARGFQYTRRIDAWRGTPPPSTAHVATRSEVTSVDDLGRVLNVKHANDIHRADDDLCEETLYATPTGTGMVARVLLAPMSRRVWTCDKAPFVTYASESWTYDGLAAGSVSVGRATTHRRDRRDASGTVLGTVLEFTAGYDSAGNLASVHRVRQDGAARTVKLFYDDFGMGLTELRVESPGLPTLSTTYERDPLTSETMAVTDPNQTRHDVEVDGYGRPVRDLMTIPGEPQGVLSTRAYLGFTGEDPLGRRVVEKHLSDPVKPGLEVEVAGSVQTTFLDELARPRRTESPLGSDYGTEVMISGARTYDGLGRVVFEADPYPASQNASTAYGTSYFFNQDGTPSCSIRGNGPQAYTTVPDAATERLPHCYSRTFANHQEQVSFRDADSYSTTSPHLNVVRTATMTGAGRLLSRTTTQSGTPLEHATFTFDKLGHMTGMTRFQDPVNLTGPVTWSWTYDSFGQQLTWQEPDTSVRTLNYSTWGELTEVAWTESVVSPSGPRSRVTRYDALGRVTHTEDRILGVAVPDTVYDYFHDVGTSPTPLVTPTNVLGRLARTQSSLGQVFYSYDALGRPNAYVYTDAAGTPYVERTTLRADGALDTLTRYLPDTDYAEEKVWYAYDTAQRLTYVKYEDAKNSKELYLATSINAFGQVLGAIHGGVAEFVGDYANKGRRLSRGTTVATSLGSRAHHITQRDLTGREQGRTEVINGTPNEVRTTLTYDALGRLATSKARLPNTTPLTDWSYTYDALGNLLTQTDALGTADAAMSYATGDRDRLCRVGYGNGGLGGTACNVTHDSLGNIHRQPTRTGIRRLDYFPSGNVRTVTDTNVSAHFRYGALNVLRELDLRTPDKDARRTWGFGDLLELKEQAVNGTPTQVLTRHIPGPGGVIATRRGPKEDWVFPFGELRGARYTVDAKGRFLQDVEYAPFGEAKSSGSQGYPGTRNYSSDQWNSGESLEGLGLVHLGARLYDPAIGRFLSRDPLVIPRTAATTNPYGFAMNDPVNRSDPSGLDSGCLGGECQGPGGGFPGQPGGGGGPSAINDPSLYFPNTGASGGSATPAASIRAVSSVASFTQAPTGPQTQAGGFLKVSTQLVTGIWMGSSFDFDSLAARGFTVAQVADQLSNSTEGAVQVSAMENANYDRWSSFWQGFGDSIIFWCPGCTQQMRKSWNITSGGDSYYYAVGSLTGIVGMIVAPQPTSIVGPPKADIVADFNQYMRIKGADKVNPLNCPSNCRQTAAAVDHTVAGNPTIAGWSKSGSLTVLEAEFGSAFESIAGRKAIQQQLESWGRGSRGIVVGRFKGTEGEGHAFNVINFQGRAFFFDGRTPFRMDMGWKRFDYFFLMRTN; this is encoded by the coding sequence ATGAAGCCGATGTCCTCGAGCCCTTGGCTGGGATTGGCCATGGGGCTGGTCCTGGGACTGTGGTCGAGTCCGGGCGTGGCGCAGTTGGCGCCCACCGGTGGCCACTATGGAGGTCGCGCCTCCGACACGGGCACCTCGCCCGGTGCGGTCAACGCCTCCGGCGGCTACTCCGCCTCCATTCCGCTGGAGTTGCCAACCTCACGAGGCGGACTGCCCGTGCCCATCTCCATCAACTCCGGCACGCGGGGCGTGGGCGCGGTGGGCCTGGGCTGGGACATCCCGCTCTCCTACATCCGCCGGGACATGACGTTCGCCCACCGCAAGCCACAGGTGGGCAGCAGCACCAACATCGCCCCCGCCGGGCGTGAGCAGGTCACCCTCTTCCTCCAGGGCCAGGTGATGGACCTGGTGCCCCGGCAGGTGTCCGCGGGGTCGCCGCAAGCCGTGCACTGGGTGCCGCGCTACAACGCACCCGACCTCCTCCTCCAGGAACAGGGCGGCACCTGGGTGATGCACGACGGCGACGGGCGGACCTGGACCTTCACCGCGATGAGCGGGCTCGAGGGGACGAACCTCTGGCTGCTGACGTCCATCACCGGCCCGGACAACACCGCCGTCAACCTCACCTACGACATCTCCCACACGCCCGTTCCTGGTGGGAGCCTGGGGTTGACCATCGACCTGCGGCAGCTCCTCTACAACAAGCACCCGTCCGCCCCCTGCTTCAAGAACGAGGTCACCCTCCACTACGGCCCCCTGGGGCCCCCCTTGTCGCTGTCCCTCTTGGGCGACCACGTGCTGACGCGCGCGAGGACCCTGAACACCCTGGACGTCTCCAGCCGCGCCACCTGCGCCAGCGCCACCGAGACGCTGCGCACCTATGCCTTCACGTATGGGATTGACGCGGACACACAGCAGCCCCGCCTGAGCTCCGTGACGATGCGGGGACGCCAGGGCACGCCGGAGCAGGCCATCCCGCTGCCCATCGCGTCGTACACCTATGGCAGCGCCACCACGGGCGGCCGGCTCACCTACGCGAAGACGGCCTCCATCCCCATGCCCACCAGCGCGGATGCCACCCGGCTCTCCAGCACGGGGCGCGATGACACCTTCAGCCCGCCTGGCTCGGAAATCGGAGCCACCACCCGGCAGAGCCTCACCGACGTCACGGGAGATGGCCTGCCCGACCTCGTCAACACCCAGGGCGGCAAGCTCTGGGTCTCCCTCAACCGACCCAACGCCACGGGCGCCACCACCCTGGGCACCCTCAACGCCCAACTCCAGGACAGCACCTTCACCTCCGGCCCCTTCGAAAGCCGCGCCGCCACCGCGGTGCGGTTCCCCAACGACATCGGCACCACCAGCAAGGACCGCGTGTGGCGCCAGGCCATGGACGTCAACGGCGACGGCCGCATCGACCTGGTCGACGCCGCGGAGACCCCGGGCCGGTGGGTCATCTACCTCAACACGCCGGGCACGGGCCCCTCGGGCGTGAAGTGGGTGCGCCGCTCATACTCCACCGCGGCGGTGAGCACCCTGCTCACCCACCTGGGACACACCCTGCCCGGCGGCCGGCTGCCCCTGTCCAGCCGCTTCAGTGGCCGCGACCGCACGGTGCGCCAGTGCTGGAGGTGGAATGACCAGACGCTCCAGTGGTCCCCCCACACGGGCTCCTCCTGCGGTCCGGTCCCTCTGGGCACGGTGATGTCCGCGGACCCCGAGAAGACGTTCACCGAGTGGGAGGTGACGGACATCAACGGGGACGGCTTCCCGGACCTCGTCCTCAACTCCTCGCCCGTGGAGACCGTGGTGCCCGTGCCGGAATACGCGGGCAGCTTCGGCGGCCAGGTCGTCTACGGCGACGTCGCCTTCAGGGTGCGCCCTCGTGACGACAGCGGAAACGAGGTGCTGGCCGTCTACAACCTCCGGGGCCTGTTCATCGACGAAGGGACCGACCCCTTCTCCTCCCCCGTCACCCTCAAGAAGAGCGCCTGCGGCGTCGCACTGTGGGCCACGAACAACGACTCGCAGCGGGTGCTCTGCGACCTGAAGGACGTCAACGGCGATGGCCTGCTCGACAGGGTGGAGGGCGCCACGGTGACGCTGGGCACCGGCAGCGGTTTCTCCAGTGCCACGCTGACCCTGCCCGCTCCGGGCTACCTCTCCGTCCAGGAGAATGCCCAGGCGCGAACCTGTCGCGAGCCGAACCCGGCGCCTCCGTCCACCACCCCCTACGCGTCTCGGATGAGCACCGGGCTCCGCGACCTGACTGGCGACGGCATCCCGGACTACGTCTCGAATGCCACCGCGCCCTGGACCGTGGCGGTGGGCACCGGCGTGGGCTTCGCCCCCCCTGTCTCCATCGAGGTGGCGGGCTCCAGCTTCACGCTCTCCAGCCAGACGGAGCGCTGCGACGGGTTGACGTCCCTCACCGTGGGAGGGCTGTACGACCTCAACGGCGACGGCAAACCGGAGGTGGTGCGACTCAACGGCGCGCAGTTGGACGTCTACGAGCTCTCCGGCGGGACGCGCCCCGGAAAGCCCGAGGCCGGGCGCATCATCCAGGTGGACAACGGCTACGGCGCGCTCACCACCGTGGGCTACCGCTCCGCCAAGGAGGACGGCACCACGAAGCACCAGGTGCCCTTCCCGGAGATTGTCGTCGCCTCCGTGATGACGGTGGGCAGCCAGGGACTGGGCGGCACGCTGGCGGAGACGCGCTACGCCTACGGCGGCGCCGAGCTCGTCTACGACTCCTCGCTCCACGCCTTCACCCTGCCCGGCTACCAGCGCTCGGTGGCCATGAGCACCGTCACCGTCCACGGCAAGAGCGAGGGCCACGCCACCATCACCGACACGTACCCGCTGCCCGCCTTCGACAACACGTCCAAGCCCGTGCGCTTCGCGCGATACCTCCAGTCGGGCCGGGTGCGCGACGTCACCACCGTCACCAGCCCGGGCGTGGACCCCTGGGCGCTCCTGGCCACCGACCTCACCACTTATGCCCGCCGCCTGAAGGCGACGCGCACGGAGTGGGGGACCAAGCTCTTCGAGGAGCTCGCGCCCACCGGCACCACCAACACGACCCTGGACTGCGTGGAGATGGCCTTCCCGCACGACTTCGCGGCCTCGTTCCTCCAGTCCGCCGGGTCCAATTCCGCCTATGACACCTGCCGCGCGCGGGGCTTCCAGTACACGCGCCGCATCGACGCCTGGCGCGGCACCCCGCCGCCGTCCACCGCCCACGTGGCCACGCGCTCGGAGGTGACGTCCGTGGACGACCTGGGCCGGGTCCTCAACGTCAAGCACGCCAATGACATCCACCGCGCGGACGACGACCTCTGTGAAGAGACGCTGTACGCCACTCCCACGGGCACGGGCATGGTCGCCCGGGTGCTGCTGGCACCCATGAGCCGGCGCGTCTGGACGTGCGACAAGGCGCCCTTCGTGACCTATGCCTCGGAGTCCTGGACGTATGACGGGCTGGCGGCGGGCAGCGTCTCCGTGGGCCGCGCCACCACGCACCGCAGGGATCGGCGTGACGCCTCGGGCACGGTCCTCGGGACGGTGCTCGAGTTCACCGCCGGCTACGACTCCGCCGGAAACCTCGCCTCCGTCCACCGCGTGCGCCAGGACGGCGCCGCGCGCACCGTGAAGCTCTTCTATGACGACTTCGGCATGGGGCTGACGGAGCTGCGCGTGGAATCCCCCGGCCTGCCGACGCTCTCCACCACCTATGAGCGCGATCCGCTCACCTCCGAGACGATGGCCGTGACGGACCCCAACCAGACGCGCCACGACGTCGAGGTGGACGGCTACGGGCGCCCGGTGCGCGACCTGATGACGATTCCGGGCGAGCCGCAAGGCGTGCTGTCCACCCGGGCCTACCTGGGCTTCACCGGCGAGGACCCGCTGGGCCGCCGCGTGGTGGAGAAGCACCTGAGCGACCCCGTCAAACCGGGCCTGGAGGTCGAAGTCGCCGGCAGCGTGCAGACCACGTTCCTGGATGAGCTGGCGCGTCCGCGCCGCACCGAATCCCCGCTGGGCAGCGACTACGGCACCGAGGTGATGATTTCCGGCGCGCGGACCTACGATGGCCTGGGGCGCGTGGTGTTCGAGGCGGACCCCTACCCCGCCTCCCAGAACGCGAGCACCGCCTACGGCACCAGCTACTTCTTCAACCAGGACGGCACCCCGTCGTGCTCCATCCGGGGCAACGGCCCCCAGGCCTACACCACCGTCCCGGACGCCGCCACCGAGCGCCTCCCCCACTGCTACTCGCGCACCTTCGCGAACCACCAGGAGCAGGTGAGCTTCCGCGACGCGGACTCCTACTCCACCACGTCCCCCCATCTGAACGTGGTGCGCACCGCCACCATGACGGGCGCGGGTCGCCTGCTGTCGCGCACCACGACTCAGTCCGGCACCCCGCTGGAGCACGCCACCTTCACCTTCGACAAGCTGGGGCACATGACGGGCATGACCCGCTTCCAGGACCCGGTGAACCTCACCGGGCCGGTGACGTGGTCGTGGACCTACGACTCCTTCGGCCAGCAGCTCACGTGGCAGGAGCCCGACACCTCCGTCAGGACGTTGAACTACAGCACCTGGGGTGAGCTGACGGAGGTCGCCTGGACCGAGTCCGTGGTGTCTCCCTCGGGCCCGCGCAGCCGGGTGACGCGGTACGACGCGCTGGGCCGGGTCACCCACACCGAGGACCGCATCCTGGGGGTGGCGGTGCCGGACACCGTCTACGACTACTTCCACGACGTCGGCACCAGTCCCACGCCGCTCGTCACCCCGACGAACGTGTTGGGCCGGCTGGCGCGCACGCAGTCCTCGCTGGGCCAGGTCTTCTACAGCTACGACGCCCTCGGCCGTCCGAACGCGTATGTCTACACGGACGCAGCGGGCACGCCCTACGTGGAGCGGACCACCCTGCGCGCCGACGGCGCATTGGACACGCTCACGCGCTACCTGCCGGACACCGACTACGCCGAGGAGAAGGTCTGGTACGCCTACGACACGGCCCAGCGCCTCACGTACGTCAAATACGAGGACGCCAAGAACAGCAAGGAGCTCTACCTCGCCACGTCCATCAATGCCTTCGGCCAGGTCCTCGGGGCCATCCACGGGGGCGTGGCGGAGTTCGTGGGCGACTACGCCAACAAGGGCCGCCGGCTGTCGCGCGGCACGACGGTCGCCACCAGCCTCGGCTCCCGCGCGCACCACATCACCCAGCGCGACCTGACAGGCCGGGAGCAGGGACGCACGGAGGTCATCAACGGCACCCCGAACGAAGTGAGGACGACGCTCACCTACGACGCGCTGGGCCGGCTCGCGACCTCCAAGGCGCGGCTGCCGAACACCACGCCCCTGACGGACTGGAGCTACACCTACGACGCCCTGGGCAACCTGCTCACGCAGACCGACGCGCTGGGCACCGCTGACGCCGCGATGAGCTACGCCACCGGGGACCGGGACCGGCTCTGCCGCGTCGGCTATGGCAACGGGGGCCTGGGCGGCACCGCGTGCAACGTCACCCATGACAGCCTTGGCAACATCCACCGCCAGCCCACGCGCACGGGGATACGGCGGCTCGACTATTTCCCTTCGGGCAACGTGCGCACCGTCACCGACACGAACGTGTCGGCCCACTTCCGCTACGGAGCCCTGAACGTGCTGCGGGAGCTGGACCTGCGCACGCCCGACAAGGACGCCCGGCGCACCTGGGGGTTCGGCGACCTGCTGGAGCTCAAGGAGCAGGCCGTCAACGGCACGCCCACCCAAGTCCTCACGCGCCACATCCCCGGGCCCGGTGGCGTCATCGCCACCCGCCGCGGACCGAAGGAAGATTGGGTCTTCCCCTTCGGGGAGCTCCGCGGCGCGCGCTACACCGTGGACGCCAAGGGGAGGTTCCTCCAGGACGTGGAGTACGCGCCCTTCGGTGAGGCGAAGTCCAGCGGCTCCCAGGGGTATCCAGGAACGAGGAACTACTCCAGCGACCAATGGAACAGCGGCGAGTCGCTGGAGGGGCTGGGCCTGGTCCACCTGGGCGCGCGCCTCTATGACCCCGCCATCGGCCGGTTCCTCAGCCGCGACCCGCTCGTCATCCCGCGCACCGCGGCCACCACGAACCCCTACGGGTTCGCGATGAACGACCCGGTGAACAGGTCGGATCCCTCAGGCCTGGACTCGGGGTGCCTCGGCGGCGAATGCCAGGGACCCGGGGGCGGCTTCCCCGGCCAGCCCGGCGGCGGGGGCGGCCCCAGCGCCATCAACGACCCGAGCCTGTACTTCCCGAACACGGGCGCCTCCGGCGGCTCCGCGACCCCCGCGGCGTCCATCCGCGCCGTCTCCTCCGTCGCGTCCTTCACCCAGGCGCCCACGGGCCCCCAGACGCAGGCCGGGGGATTCCTGAAGGTGTCCACCCAGCTCGTCACGGGCATCTGGATGGGCTCCTCGTTCGACTTCGACTCGCTCGCGGCGCGCGGGTTCACGGTCGCGCAGGTGGCGGACCAGCTCAGCAACTCGACGGAGGGCGCCGTGCAGGTCTCCGCCATGGAGAACGCGAACTACGACCGCTGGTCGAGCTTCTGGCAGGGGTTCGGCGATTCCATCATCTTCTGGTGCCCGGGCTGCACGCAGCAGATGCGCAAGTCCTGGAACATCACCTCCGGCGGCGACAGCTACTACTACGCGGTGGGCTCCCTCACCGGCATCGTCGGGATGATCGTCGCCCCGCAGCCGACCTCCATCGTCGGGCCGCCCAAGGCCGACATCGTCGCGGATTTCAACCAGTACATGCGCATCAAGGGCGCCGACAAGGTCAACCCGTTGAACTGCCCGTCGAACTGCAGGCAAACGGCGGCCGCGGTCGACCACACCGTCGCGGGAAACCCAACCATCGCGGGCTGGTCCAAGTCGGGGTCGCTCACGGTCCTCGAGGCGGAGTTTGGCAGCGCCTTCGAAAGCATCGCGGGGAGAAAGGCCATCCAGCAGCAGTTGGAGAGCTGGGGCAGGGGCAGTCGCGGAATCGTGGTCGGGAGGTTCAAGGGCACCGAGGGAGAAGGGCATGCCTTCAATGTCATCAACTTCCAGGGCAGGGCCTTCTTCTTCGACGGCCGGACTCCTTTTCGAATGGATATGGGTTGGAAGCGCTTCGACTACTTCTTTCTGATGCGAACGAATTGA
- a CDS encoding RNA polymerase sigma factor has protein sequence MSKPESEVEQTEGYYRRYGEAVHRRCLRLLGDEALAWDSTQEVFLRVHANLKPLRAAGSPLSWLLTVTDRQCFSVLRRRRTEATFALTRLAPPPEASASPEAALERLLVEADLVRRVLAHCPEDVQRVVAHRFIDELEQEQIATLLDVSRKTVQRKLQTFFDTARRLLDVAPRPAPRKGTASA, from the coding sequence GTGAGCAAGCCGGAGAGCGAGGTCGAGCAGACCGAGGGCTACTACCGTCGCTACGGCGAGGCCGTGCATCGGCGTTGTCTGCGGCTGCTCGGCGACGAGGCGCTGGCCTGGGATTCGACGCAGGAGGTGTTCCTGCGCGTCCACGCGAATCTGAAGCCGCTTCGCGCCGCGGGCTCACCGCTGTCATGGCTGCTCACCGTGACGGACCGACAGTGCTTCTCGGTGCTGCGCCGTCGGCGCACCGAGGCCACCTTCGCGCTGACGCGACTGGCGCCGCCTCCGGAGGCCAGCGCTTCCCCAGAGGCCGCGCTGGAGCGGTTGCTGGTGGAGGCGGACCTGGTGAGGCGCGTCCTCGCTCATTGCCCGGAGGACGTCCAGCGCGTCGTGGCCCACCGCTTCATCGATGAGCTGGAGCAGGAGCAGATCGCCACGCTGCTCGACGTCTCCCGCAAGACGGTGCAGCGCAAGTTGCAGACCTTCTTCGACACCGCGCGGCGGCTCCTGGACGTCGCCCCCCGTCCCGCGCCGCGAAAGGGAACGGCCTCCGCATGA